One part of the Desulfotignum phosphitoxidans DSM 13687 genome encodes these proteins:
- the vorB gene encoding 3-methyl-2-oxobutanoate dehydrogenase subunit VorB produces MAKVLMKGNEAIGEAAIRAGCKNYFAYPITPQSEVAEYLAKRLPEEGGVFLQGESEVAVGYMIFGAAGAGERVMTTSSSPGISLMSEALSYIAAAQCPAVFVNIMRGGPGLGGILPSQGDYFQATKGGGHGDYHLLVLAPDGVQEAVEMTMQAFTLAEKYRNPVMILGDGLIGQMMEPVEFPDGLKTEPSNKDDWATNGMAHRKSKKRNLVKSLFLDPTALNDNNLALKAKYAQMKKEEVQYELVNADTDYQVLITSYGTMSRVCRTAIDMLKEEGIEVAMLRPKTLFPFPEKAVFDASGKESCQAVISIEMSMGQMVEDVERCVKGRLPVEFYGECGGDIPSPEKIIEIIKALL; encoded by the coding sequence ATGGCAAAGGTATTGATGAAAGGAAACGAGGCCATCGGCGAGGCTGCCATCCGGGCAGGCTGTAAAAATTATTTTGCATACCCCATCACTCCCCAGTCGGAAGTGGCGGAATATCTGGCAAAACGACTGCCCGAAGAAGGCGGGGTGTTTCTTCAAGGCGAAAGTGAAGTGGCCGTGGGATACATGATTTTCGGGGCCGCCGGGGCCGGCGAGCGGGTCATGACCACCTCTTCGTCCCCGGGCATCAGCCTGATGAGCGAAGCCCTGTCCTATATTGCCGCAGCCCAGTGCCCGGCCGTGTTTGTGAATATCATGCGGGGCGGACCCGGACTCGGCGGTATTCTGCCCTCCCAGGGCGATTATTTCCAGGCCACCAAAGGCGGGGGCCACGGGGATTACCACCTGCTGGTGCTGGCGCCGGACGGGGTCCAGGAAGCTGTGGAAATGACTATGCAGGCGTTCACCCTAGCGGAAAAATACCGGAACCCGGTCATGATCTTAGGAGACGGGCTCATCGGACAGATGATGGAACCCGTGGAGTTCCCCGATGGTTTAAAAACCGAACCCAGCAACAAAGATGACTGGGCCACCAACGGCATGGCGCACCGGAAAAGCAAGAAACGCAATTTGGTGAAATCATTGTTTCTGGATCCCACGGCCCTCAATGACAACAACCTGGCGTTAAAAGCCAAATACGCGCAGATGAAAAAAGAGGAAGTGCAGTATGAACTGGTCAATGCCGACACGGACTACCAGGTGTTGATCACGTCCTACGGCACCATGAGCCGGGTGTGCCGCACGGCCATTGACATGCTCAAGGAAGAAGGGATCGAAGTGGCCATGCTGCGGCCCAAAACCCTGTTCCCGTTTCCGGAAAAAGCCGTGTTTGACGCGTCCGGCAAAGAAAGCTGCCAGGCGGTCATCAGCATCGAGATGAGCATGGGCCAGATGGTGGAGGATGTGGAACGCTGTGTCAAAGGCCGCCTGCCCGTGGAGTTTTATGGCGAATGCGGCGGGGACATTCCGTCACCGGAAAAAATTATCGAAATTATCAAAGCGTTGTTATAG
- a CDS encoding CHASE2 domain-containing protein — protein MGVRSKLRTSHLVIVGGILALFLAAGWFDQPRPVVAFLEQKGLDLRFRLRGERPPTGQVVVAGIETRGIEAYGRWPWPRSVFAQLLVRLKDYGAQTVVFDLLFPEPEENRTRPVLESLQQSFVQLGLKNQDFPNQIFHDEMDQLLAESDNDALFSEALAWSGNGILGTAFEGIRDDRDFSASRSLVPTKKTRLLEPVPDLKNAARGLGFVNIFPDSDGTIRRVRLVNKDHLCLALAGAAHYLDTVVRAGDGRVVLTPRLPSADPDLPDQGILVPDAARSERRLATDGHGNVRLNFYGLDPGFDRVSIADIIDGAISPDRLAGKVVIVGAMATGIGDIWPTPLTSEIPGVFIQATLLDNILENRLLQTLPHMRWVKTGSILVLVLLPLGFMMLFTPMASLAAGVVLMGTYAAGVQYLFQTRDLVWPLMLPLGAGLTTVAALLITNFAAEIRQHRWVKTSFSRYLSPAVIDILIRHPDQLTLGGEEKELTVLMADIRNFTTLSESLSPSGLIELLNRYLGTLTDVILENGGTLDKYMGDAIMAFFGAPLDDTRHPQKACLTAIRMFERLEQLQAEWERQGVPILSLGMGLSTGQMVVGNLGSRRRFDYSVIGDNVNLASRLEGLCKIYGVKIIIPEQTRMHLDGAFVCRELDRVRVKGRQAPVTIYELIGQKKMGDPVFTWISHFENGLACYRNQDFGTAIRHFEDVLGAKPKDRPARLFITRCRTLIQTPETCSPLLETDEWDGVWTFTEK, from the coding sequence ATGGGAGTCCGGAGTAAGCTGCGGACGAGCCATCTGGTCATTGTCGGTGGGATTCTGGCGCTGTTTCTGGCGGCGGGATGGTTTGATCAGCCCCGGCCCGTGGTGGCGTTTCTGGAACAGAAAGGGCTGGACCTGCGGTTCAGGCTGCGGGGAGAACGCCCCCCCACGGGGCAGGTGGTGGTGGCCGGGATCGAGACCCGGGGAATTGAGGCCTATGGCCGGTGGCCCTGGCCCCGGTCCGTGTTTGCCCAGCTGCTGGTGCGGCTCAAGGATTACGGGGCCCAAACCGTGGTGTTTGACCTGTTGTTTCCCGAACCCGAAGAAAACCGGACCCGGCCCGTGCTGGAATCTTTGCAGCAAAGCTTTGTCCAGCTGGGACTGAAAAATCAAGATTTCCCCAACCAGATTTTTCACGATGAAATGGATCAGCTCCTGGCCGAATCGGATAATGATGCTTTGTTTTCCGAAGCCCTGGCATGGAGCGGGAACGGGATTCTGGGCACGGCATTTGAAGGGATCCGGGATGACCGGGATTTTTCTGCGTCCCGGTCCCTGGTGCCCACAAAAAAAACCCGGCTCCTGGAACCGGTTCCGGACCTGAAAAATGCGGCCCGGGGGCTTGGATTTGTCAACATATTTCCGGACAGTGACGGCACCATCCGCCGGGTCCGGCTGGTGAACAAAGACCATCTTTGCCTGGCCCTGGCCGGAGCGGCCCATTATCTGGACACCGTGGTCCGGGCCGGGGACGGCCGGGTGGTGCTTACGCCCCGCTTGCCGTCCGCAGACCCGGACCTGCCGGATCAAGGGATCCTTGTTCCGGATGCCGCCCGTTCAGAACGCCGTCTGGCCACGGACGGGCACGGCAATGTACGCCTGAATTTTTACGGCCTGGATCCCGGATTCGACCGGGTCTCCATTGCAGACATCATTGACGGGGCGATTTCGCCGGACCGGCTGGCGGGCAAGGTGGTGATCGTCGGTGCCATGGCCACGGGTATCGGGGATATCTGGCCCACCCCTCTGACCAGTGAAATCCCCGGTGTGTTCATTCAGGCCACCCTGCTGGACAATATTCTGGAAAACCGGCTGTTGCAGACTCTTCCGCACATGCGCTGGGTTAAAACCGGATCCATACTGGTCCTGGTCCTGCTGCCCTTAGGGTTCATGATGCTGTTTACGCCCATGGCATCTCTGGCAGCCGGGGTGGTGCTCATGGGAACCTATGCGGCAGGGGTTCAATACCTGTTCCAGACCCGGGATCTGGTCTGGCCCCTGATGCTGCCCCTGGGGGCCGGGCTGACCACGGTGGCGGCCCTGCTGATCACCAATTTTGCCGCAGAGATCCGCCAGCACCGGTGGGTGAAAACGTCTTTTTCCCGGTACTTAAGCCCGGCCGTCATCGATATTCTGATCCGGCACCCGGACCAGCTCACCCTGGGGGGAGAGGAAAAAGAACTCACCGTTCTCATGGCGGATATCCGCAATTTCACCACCTTGTCCGAATCTTTGTCCCCTTCCGGGCTCATCGAACTGCTCAACCGGTATCTGGGCACGCTCACGGATGTGATCCTTGAAAACGGCGGCACCCTGGACAAATACATGGGCGATGCCATCATGGCGTTTTTCGGCGCCCCTCTGGATGACACCCGCCATCCGCAAAAAGCCTGCCTGACCGCCATTCGCATGTTTGAACGCCTGGAACAGCTTCAGGCGGAATGGGAACGCCAGGGGGTCCCGATCCTGTCTCTGGGCATGGGCTTGAGCACCGGGCAGATGGTGGTGGGAAACCTGGGTTCCCGGCGCCGGTTCGACTATTCTGTGATCGGGGACAACGTGAACCTGGCCTCCCGTCTGGAAGGGTTGTGCAAAATTTATGGGGTAAAGATCATCATTCCGGAACAGACCCGGATGCATCTGGACGGCGCATTTGTGTGCCGGGAGCTGGACCGGGTCCGGGTCAAGGGACGGCAGGCCCCTGTGACGATTTATGAACTGATCGGCCAAAAAAAAATGGGAGATCCGGTTTTTACATGGATCTCCCACTTTGAAAACGGCCTGGCCTGTTACCGGAACCAGGACTTTGGCACGGCCATCCGCCATTTTGAAGACGTCCTGGGTGCAAAGCCAAAAGACCGGCCCGCCCGATTGTTCATCACCCGGTGCCGCACCCTGATACAGACGCCTGAAACCTGTTCCCCGCTTCTTGAAACCGATGAATGGGACGGGGTCTGGACTTTCACAGAAAAATAA
- a CDS encoding 4Fe-4S dicluster domain-containing protein yields the protein MAFQHIIDDERCKGCGLCVQFCPKHVLEITDKVNAKGHFPVFQARPDDCIKCGICCTMCPDVAITIVETQDA from the coding sequence ATGGCATTTCAACACATCATTGACGACGAGCGCTGCAAAGGCTGCGGATTGTGCGTCCAATTCTGCCCCAAACATGTGCTGGAAATCACAGACAAGGTCAATGCCAAAGGGCATTTCCCCGTATTCCAGGCCCGGCCGGATGACTGCATCAAATGCGGCATCTGCTGTACCATGTGCCCGGATGTGGCCATCACGATTGTTGAAACCCAGGATGCCTGA
- a CDS encoding thiamine pyrophosphate-dependent enzyme, whose translation MAKAFSRPKALSGTHTHYCPGCTHGIVHRLVAEAIDDLGIQEKTVGIAPVGCAVLAYNYFDCDFQEAAHGRAPAMATGIKRVRPDLMVFTYQGDGDLASIGMGEIIHAANRGEKFTTIFINNAIYGMTGGQMAPTTMPGQRATTAPLGRDTAQTGMPIRMANLLAELVTPGYITRQAVLKPQQVNKAKKAIKQAFQYQMENRCFSFVEVISTCPTNWGMTPVDALKWAEDTLLPYYELGDYKVPE comes from the coding sequence ATGGCAAAAGCATTTTCACGACCCAAGGCACTCTCCGGCACCCATACCCATTATTGTCCCGGATGCACCCACGGCATTGTTCACCGGCTGGTGGCGGAAGCCATTGACGACTTAGGCATTCAGGAAAAAACCGTGGGCATCGCACCTGTCGGGTGTGCTGTGCTGGCATACAATTATTTTGACTGTGATTTTCAGGAAGCGGCCCACGGCCGGGCCCCGGCCATGGCCACGGGCATCAAACGGGTACGTCCCGATCTGATGGTGTTCACCTATCAGGGGGACGGGGACCTGGCGTCCATCGGCATGGGAGAAATCATCCATGCCGCCAACCGCGGCGAGAAATTCACCACTATTTTCATCAACAACGCCATCTACGGCATGACCGGCGGCCAGATGGCTCCCACCACCATGCCTGGCCAGCGGGCCACCACAGCCCCTTTAGGCCGGGACACGGCCCAGACCGGCATGCCCATCCGCATGGCCAACCTGCTGGCTGAACTGGTCACTCCGGGATATATCACCCGCCAGGCCGTACTCAAACCCCAGCAGGTCAACAAGGCCAAAAAAGCCATTAAACAGGCGTTTCAATATCAAATGGAAAACCGGTGTTTCAGTTTTGTGGAAGTGATTTCCACCTGTCCCACCAACTGGGGCATGACCCCTGTGGATGCGTTGAAATGGGCCGAAGATACCCTGCTGCCCTATTATGAGCTGGGTGATTACAAAGTGCCTGAATAA
- a CDS encoding 2-oxoacid:acceptor oxidoreductase family protein, whose translation MQTEIKFAGFGGQGILLSAKLLAYAAMKQGSFVAWIPSYGPEMRGGTAYCTVVISDRLIGSPIIKNPTHLVAMNRPSLEKFENDVKPGGIIFINSSLIPVTSQRTDVTQLVVPVNDIAIKAGSVRAANIVALSAFAAKSNLVDLELLKECVKNEFAAKPKIIPLNMEAFDLGVKSAQTD comes from the coding sequence ATGCAGACAGAAATAAAATTTGCAGGATTCGGTGGCCAGGGCATCCTGCTCAGCGCAAAACTGCTGGCGTATGCCGCCATGAAGCAGGGATCGTTTGTGGCCTGGATCCCTTCCTACGGTCCTGAGATGCGCGGCGGCACGGCCTATTGCACCGTGGTGATCAGTGACCGGCTCATCGGATCGCCCATCATCAAAAACCCCACCCACCTGGTGGCCATGAACCGGCCGTCCCTGGAAAAGTTTGAAAACGACGTCAAACCCGGCGGCATCATCTTCATCAATTCCTCTTTGATCCCCGTGACCAGTCAGCGCACGGACGTCACCCAGCTGGTGGTGCCGGTCAATGATATCGCCATCAAGGCCGGGTCCGTGCGGGCCGCCAATATTGTCGCGTTGAGCGCGTTTGCCGCCAAAAGCAACCTGGTGGACCTGGAACTGCTCAAAGAATGTGTGAAAAATGAGTTTGCCGCCAAACCCAAAATCATTCCGCTGAACATGGAAGCATTTGATTTAGGCGTCAAAAGCGCGCAAACCGATTAA